A genomic region of Fusarium oxysporum f. sp. lycopersici 4287 supercont2.30 genomic scaffold, whole genome shotgun sequence contains the following coding sequences:
- a CDS encoding uncharacterized protein (At least one base has a quality score < 10), whose product MSIKHSNQPIGTNIGYNRPPSRRSLPAFSSLAETLFPSQSSRENGKHKIVRWEDQYEYIPSLPFSQFKSEQEEERGRLEKLMNDHPVNRPQLDPASIDEEARKIILARWKEEGIWDDTWKESDGSTWRWSHERDDMERWPGDMLDLPSGRLEQPTRPISRFLHQMGKLVSKALEENSQKVHWRQSCAKTGFNLSPSINCSNKEESIQPIDRIGTTAFEIVKHTWQQRGIWDDSWGDLPGYAWKHERQREGFSLDSCIHGPAPKTTTEIHAPYANMGVPASTQQEQHSHLSVALPPDNAVLPPTSDPRVNHENEKTNHAVEIARQASNSLEPSHVTDSSIATSEAPERSLSPIPPKPRRKSSRISKPSERYGQSLTSERRVGLRPRPSKSYSVSRRATKYS is encoded by the coding sequence ATGTCTATCAAGCACAGCAATCAACCAATTGGCACGAATATTGGATACAATCGACCTCCATCACGACGCTCCCTTCCGGCCTTCAGTTCTCTCGCAGAAACATTGTTTCCGTCTCAGAGCAGTAGAGAGAACGGGAAACATAAGATAGTACGGTGGGAAGACCAATATGAGTACATACCATCTCTTCCGTTCTCGCAGTTCAAAAGcgagcaagaagaagagagggggcgacttgagaagctcatgaACGATCACCCGGTTAATCGTCCACAATTGGATCCAGCATCCATAGATGAAGAGGCGAGGAAGATCATCTTAGCCCGATGGAAAGAGGAGGGCATTTGGGATGATACATGGAAAGAGAGTGACGGGTCGACTTGGAGATGGAGCCATGAAAGAGATGACATGGAAAGATGGCCAGGAGATATGTTAGATCTCCCATCCGGTCGCCTGGAACAACCAACGCGACCTATATCCCGATTCCTGCATCAGATGGGTAAGCTGGTTTCCAAGGCTTTGGAGGAAAATTCTCAGAAGGTTCATTGGCGCCAGTCGTGCGCTAAGACGGGCTTTAATCTGAGCCCCTCGATTAACTGTAGTAACAAGGAGGAGTCCATTCAACCTATTGACCGCATTGGTACCACGGCTTTCGAAATAGTCAAGCATACGTGGCAGCAAAGAGGCATCTGGGATGATAGCTGGGGAGACTTGCCTGGATATGCATGGAAGCATGAACGCCAAAGGGAAGGTTTTTCACTGGACAGTTGCATTCACGGTCCGGCTCCTAAAACTACGACGGAAATCCATGCACCCTACGCCAACATGGGTGTTCCCGCTTCGACGCAGCAGGAGCAGCACAGTCATCTGTCTGTCGCTCTGCCACCGGACAATGCCGTCTTACCTCCAACGTCAGATCCTAGAGTCAACCATGAAAACGAGAAAACAAACCACGCAGTCGAGATCGCCCGACAAGCCAGCAATAGTTTGGAACCGAGTCACGTCACCGACTCGTCAATAGCCACTTCAGAGGCCCCAGAACGGTCGCTCTCTCCCATCCCCCCGAAGCCACGGCGAAAAAGTTCTCGCATATCGAAGCCATCTGAACGGTA